One Methanobacterium sp. Maddingley MBC34 DNA window includes the following coding sequences:
- a CDS encoding inorganic pyrophosphatase (PFAM: Inorganic pyrophosphatase) has translation MNLWKDIKPGPNAPEVVYAVIEIPKGSRNKYEYDKDKEAFILDRVLSSPFFYPGEYGIIPQTLYDDGDPMDILVIMEQPTFPGCVIESRPIGLLKMIDGGEQDDKILAVPVDDPRSSHIKNIDDLPESLLNEIVHFFQEYKRLEGKSTEVLGWEDNEEALKVVEHSIMLYKTNIGSTI, from the coding sequence ATGAATTTGTGGAAAGATATTAAACCAGGACCAAATGCACCAGAAGTGGTGTACGCAGTGATTGAAATACCAAAGGGTTCACGGAACAAATATGAATATGACAAGGATAAAGAGGCTTTTATCCTGGACAGAGTTCTGTCATCGCCATTCTTCTATCCTGGAGAGTACGGTATAATCCCCCAAACTCTCTATGATGATGGAGATCCCATGGATATACTGGTAATTATGGAACAACCAACATTCCCCGGATGTGTAATTGAAAGCAGGCCAATTGGACTCTTAAAGATGATCGATGGTGGGGAACAGGATGACAAGATACTGGCAGTTCCAGTGGATGACCCTAGATCCAGTCACATAAAAAACATCGATGACCTTCCAGAATCGCTCCTCAATGAGATTGTTCATTTTTTCCAGGAATACAAACGGCTTGAAGGAAAATCCACAGAGGTTTTGGGCTGGGAAGATAATGAAGAAGCATTAAAGGTAGTAGAACATTCAATAATGCTTTATAAGACTAATATTGGAAGTACAATTTAA
- a CDS encoding carbonic anhydrase (PFAM: Carbonic anhydrase), whose product MMLDEVLKANEDFVKDFEPKKMSHMPQKKLAIVTCMDTRLTGFLEPAMGIERGDAKIIKNAGNAAVDRDVIRSVAAAIYALGAEEVMVVGHYECGMANVDPEKLEANMKSRGVDEKALSEVNLKEWIGAIDSEEENVAVVVEKIKESPFIPDDVPIHGLIIDLYDGKLKVLVEG is encoded by the coding sequence ATGATGCTTGACGAAGTATTGAAGGCCAATGAAGATTTTGTTAAAGATTTCGAACCTAAAAAAATGAGTCACATGCCCCAAAAGAAATTAGCCATTGTGACTTGTATGGACACCCGACTTACCGGGTTTTTAGAACCAGCCATGGGGATCGAAAGGGGAGACGCTAAGATAATCAAAAACGCAGGAAATGCAGCTGTTGACAGAGACGTCATAAGATCCGTTGCAGCAGCTATATACGCCCTTGGTGCAGAGGAAGTCATGGTGGTGGGACATTACGAGTGCGGGATGGCAAATGTGGATCCTGAAAAACTGGAAGCCAACATGAAATCCAGGGGTGTGGATGAAAAAGCCCTTTCTGAAGTTAATCTTAAAGAATGGATAGGGGCAATTGACAGTGAAGAGGAAAATGTCGCAGTAGTGGTGGAAAAAATCAAGGAGTCCCCATTTATTCCAGATGATGTACCAATTCATGGCCTTATAATTGACCTTTATGATGGTAAATTGAAAGTTTTAGTTGAAGGATAG